From a region of the Odoribacter splanchnicus DSM 20712 genome:
- a CDS encoding zinc-dependent metalloprotease yields the protein MNMTVLARLLTLSIRLLASGGSKLLIMLLVTTPGAFAQGHFKNYFEKKFPQDTVDIHSGMFTTYTHSDKYYWEIPVKLFGADILVTKTALKAAAQAERPTDGLYGFANDMVEEGVIRFVKSGNRIDCLEVFNGISNTPKDSELTSLYRQKNNSGRYLSIPILEEKPEAVLIDVSNLLNQETLFTGLALRHGRDFNISICHPEFSSILEIGSNREDILFIRSQRAYEPSRIPSEIPNAMNVRELTMWQIGTALTLLPRTPLSFRKWDPRVEYFSNTYQKCDNNIYTTTIKVAKRWRLEPRPEDFERYEAGELVVPIKPIIFYVDRQTPEYLRQAFIEAVDSWQKAFEQAGFKNAIKGEMMPAHKSDPEFSIDDPRISIISYNVSPRMNARGGIITDPRSGEILSGRVSIFHSFLDLIQQWYYCQCAQVDPRIHEEIIPDTLLARIAKFVVTHEVGHSLGLCHNFIGSSAYTVEQLRTPDFVAKYGTTPSIMDYTRFNYIAQPEDKMDSKLLSPNVGIYDCFAIEWGYRYYRHHANSDSLLKEWVTQQQEQRELRFANNSGIDPEVQSEDLSNDLLAANALGIENLKYMKSNEPLWRSGEWANRQIWINRQSWMEIQYNNFLTQAILYIGGINTLTQQPIPIRKQLDAIEFINKYAFSSPEWLFGNHRRTSSFYQEIIRSLIQRCEYVQNSSERYPNNTISIKEYITVLHQTIFDRHQTDRSREILQEVFCKSVLDAMKNSDSQYMKMLWRCELENILDEARQKHFNPQHGQRITDYIKFCMGK from the coding sequence ATGAATATGACGGTTTTGGCGAGATTGTTGACATTGTCTATACGTTTGCTTGCAAGTGGTGGCAGTAAACTTTTAATTATGCTCCTGGTGACAACACCGGGGGCATTTGCCCAAGGGCATTTCAAAAACTACTTTGAAAAAAAATTCCCGCAAGATACTGTAGATATACATTCGGGAATGTTTACTACCTATACACATTCCGATAAATATTATTGGGAAATTCCGGTCAAACTGTTTGGTGCCGATATATTGGTAACAAAAACAGCACTGAAAGCTGCAGCTCAGGCAGAACGTCCGACAGACGGATTGTATGGATTTGCGAATGACATGGTTGAAGAAGGTGTCATCCGATTTGTTAAATCCGGAAACAGAATCGATTGCCTTGAAGTTTTTAATGGCATATCAAATACCCCGAAAGACAGTGAATTAACTTCACTTTACAGACAAAAAAACAACTCCGGGCGATACCTTTCCATTCCGATTTTGGAAGAGAAACCCGAAGCTGTATTAATCGATGTCAGCAATCTGCTGAATCAGGAAACTCTTTTTACCGGCCTGGCATTACGTCATGGAAGAGATTTTAACATCAGCATCTGTCATCCTGAATTTTCCTCCATTCTGGAAATCGGCAGTAACCGGGAAGACATCCTGTTCATCCGATCGCAAAGAGCTTATGAGCCTTCCAGAATACCTTCAGAGATTCCCAACGCAATGAACGTACGCGAGCTGACAATGTGGCAAATAGGAACTGCTCTCACTTTATTACCCCGCACACCTCTTTCATTTCGCAAATGGGATCCTCGGGTAGAATATTTTTCGAATACCTACCAAAAGTGTGACAACAACATATACACAACAACAATCAAAGTTGCAAAAAGATGGCGTCTGGAACCTCGTCCTGAAGATTTTGAACGTTACGAAGCCGGGGAACTCGTAGTACCAATTAAACCCATTATTTTCTATGTTGATAGGCAAACTCCCGAATATCTGCGACAAGCCTTCATCGAGGCTGTAGACAGTTGGCAAAAAGCATTTGAGCAGGCAGGGTTCAAAAACGCTATCAAAGGAGAAATGATGCCTGCTCATAAAAGTGATCCGGAGTTTTCAATTGACGACCCCCGCATTTCAATCATATCATACAATGTTTCACCGCGCATGAATGCCCGCGGAGGCATCATCACAGACCCGCGCAGCGGAGAAATCCTTAGCGGGCGGGTATCGATTTTCCACAGTTTCCTGGATTTAATTCAACAATGGTATTATTGCCAATGCGCACAAGTCGACCCTCGCATACATGAAGAAATCATACCGGACACATTATTGGCAAGGATTGCCAAGTTTGTTGTTACCCATGAAGTAGGCCATTCATTAGGCTTGTGCCACAATTTCATCGGCAGCAGTGCCTATACCGTAGAGCAATTACGCACCCCCGATTTTGTAGCCAAGTACGGTACCACACCTTCTATCATGGATTATACACGTTTCAACTATATTGCCCAACCGGAGGATAAAATGGACAGCAAACTTCTATCCCCCAATGTCGGGATATACGACTGTTTTGCTATTGAATGGGGCTACCGTTATTACAGACATCATGCAAATTCAGACAGTCTATTAAAAGAATGGGTAACTCAACAACAAGAACAACGAGAATTGAGATTTGCCAACAATTCCGGTATCGACCCCGAAGTCCAGTCTGAAGACTTAAGCAACGACTTGTTGGCAGCCAACGCACTCGGTATCGAAAATCTAAAATACATGAAGTCGAATGAACCCCTTTGGCGTTCAGGGGAATGGGCAAACAGACAAATATGGATAAACAGACAAAGCTGGATGGAAATACAATACAACAACTTTTTGACACAAGCCATATTATATATCGGAGGCATCAACACCCTGACTCAACAACCTATACCTATCCGAAAGCAACTGGACGCCATAGAGTTCATAAACAAATACGCATTCTCATCGCCGGAGTGGTTATTTGGCAACCACCGAAGGACATCCTCGTTTTACCAGGAAATTATCCGTTCGCTGATACAGCGATGCGAGTATGTTCAAAACAGCTCAGAGCGATATCCCAATAATACAATCTCTATCAAAGAGTATATCACGGTGTTACACCAAACAATTTTTGACAGACATCAAACAGACAGGTCACGCGAGATTCTACAGGAAGTATTTTGCAAAAGCGTTCTGGATGCGATGAAAAATTCAGATTCACAATATATGAAAATGCTTTGGAGATGCGAATTGGAGAATATTCTCGATGAAGCAAGACAAAAACACTTCAATCCTCAACATGGCCAGCGAATAACAGACTACATAAAATTCTGCATGGGAAAATAA
- a CDS encoding DUF5117 domain-containing protein → MKKKRLLILYLLLGICTWGHALNPITSHSRQHPAQTSTQKLSATVQDGKIILNIPESAIGKELLITAQANEGFGLRNRPLSSIGVVRLQKSADGNKIFFNKERFEERITTGNSELRPAFEASNRQPLGIDYPVINNIDKDGFYAIDITKAILNGENWYQLQMKDLFPSSRGQAVADTIITFDEGIYVAFKQEYRIQSELNPTVEMQIGCAVRLLDAEPLGLRYANHHFPYTYLTFKDYGRSPYGAVEDSIICRWRIHPRKPLICCIDPLCPPTWASYIKKGVLAWNKAFEQAGIKNAIKIHENAQDEIPALHRFVISYDLGAATTTRQQITHPETGEILYTRLNLGHGLLLPYLNNYWWEYGSEDKRIRKNILHEQVAGEILQTIIMREFGLALGLTAPSPENYWEDSALQELNNGKNSNFPTQQDCKQIAWGYQQTSAYKDAIKERKLLEKIILPTRPTSTEEKIQKEKILTRKLKNYETMFSFLKSEIALHGTNQQYIVLYNQGIQSLTNHLKKLAGIISTENAERILALLDYYVFQEEHQWLDIPSLHIGNRTSYSKIISNIGKEVFKSLFQQQSIDAFTQQNPTLWNRLHDKIWNQFDTGHKPSVYQMEIQAFYVDTLTSIVRNTSNQNSYNYIITVAQELQYLKRQLKILQKEHPEQEGRIHYELLLERIK, encoded by the coding sequence ATGAAGAAGAAAAGGCTATTGATATTATATCTTTTACTGGGAATTTGCACATGGGGACATGCATTGAACCCCATAACATCACATTCCCGACAACACCCGGCACAAACATCGACCCAGAAGTTGAGCGCGACTGTACAGGACGGGAAAATAATATTGAACATACCCGAATCTGCAATAGGGAAGGAGTTATTGATTACAGCACAAGCAAATGAAGGTTTTGGACTCAGGAACCGTCCGTTATCAAGCATAGGGGTTGTCCGTCTGCAAAAATCGGCAGACGGAAACAAAATCTTTTTCAACAAAGAAAGATTCGAGGAAAGAATAACAACCGGGAACAGCGAATTAAGACCTGCCTTTGAAGCATCCAACCGCCAACCTTTAGGTATAGATTATCCCGTCATAAACAATATAGATAAGGATGGCTTTTATGCAATTGATATCACTAAAGCGATTCTGAACGGAGAAAACTGGTATCAACTTCAAATGAAAGACTTATTCCCATCATCAAGGGGACAAGCTGTCGCAGACACCATTATCACATTTGATGAGGGAATATATGTCGCATTCAAACAGGAATACCGTATACAAAGCGAACTTAACCCGACAGTTGAAATGCAAATCGGTTGTGCTGTCAGACTATTGGATGCAGAACCTCTCGGTTTGCGCTATGCCAACCATCATTTCCCATACACCTATCTGACATTCAAAGATTATGGACGCAGCCCTTATGGAGCTGTAGAAGATTCCATCATTTGCCGTTGGCGCATCCATCCCCGAAAGCCATTAATATGCTGTATAGATCCTCTCTGTCCTCCAACCTGGGCTTCATATATCAAAAAAGGGGTCCTTGCCTGGAATAAGGCATTTGAGCAGGCTGGTATTAAAAATGCCATAAAAATACACGAAAACGCCCAAGACGAAATTCCTGCACTTCACCGTTTTGTGATTTCATACGACCTGGGAGCGGCAACAACTACCCGGCAACAAATCACCCATCCGGAAACAGGAGAAATCTTATATACCCGCCTCAACCTGGGACATGGACTGCTATTGCCCTATTTAAACAATTATTGGTGGGAATATGGAAGCGAGGATAAACGCATACGCAAAAACATCCTACACGAACAAGTTGCAGGCGAAATATTACAAACAATCATTATGCGTGAATTTGGTCTGGCATTGGGTTTAACTGCTCCATCTCCTGAGAATTATTGGGAAGATTCCGCCCTACAAGAACTTAATAATGGGAAAAACAGTAATTTCCCCACTCAACAAGATTGCAAACAAATCGCCTGGGGCTATCAACAAACCTCGGCTTATAAAGATGCAATAAAAGAACGCAAACTATTGGAAAAAATCATTCTTCCCACCAGACCTACAAGCACAGAAGAAAAAATACAAAAAGAAAAGATACTGACCCGCAAGCTCAAAAACTACGAAACAATGTTTTCGTTTTTGAAAAGTGAAATTGCTCTGCATGGAACAAACCAGCAATATATCGTACTATACAATCAAGGAATTCAAAGCCTGACGAATCATCTAAAAAAATTAGCCGGTATCATTTCGACAGAAAACGCTGAAAGAATTTTAGCTTTACTCGATTATTATGTTTTCCAGGAAGAACATCAATGGCTTGATATTCCTTCACTGCACATAGGCAACAGAACAAGCTACTCAAAAATCATAAGCAACATCGGAAAAGAAGTGTTCAAAAGCCTATTCCAACAACAATCCATTGATGCCTTTACACAACAAAATCCGACACTTTGGAATAGATTACATGACAAAATATGGAATCAATTCGATACGGGGCATAAACCATCTGTATATCAAATGGAAATACAAGCTTTCTATGTAGATACCTTGACTTCCATCGTGCGAAATACTTCCAACCAAAATTCATACAACTACATTATTACCGTCGCCCAAGAACTTCAATACCTTAAAAGGCAATTAAAGATATTGCAAAAAGAGCATCCCGAACAAGAGGGACGCATACATTATGAACTACTACTGGAACGCATCAAATAA
- a CDS encoding 6-bladed beta-propeller: MKWIIILLAFIGSWEQMKAQQNPIILNEKNVTDLTTAADWDKLIDTWNYVPLENSDNSRLGSIETCYIYGDYLFIKDYHDGEMRMMQFKLTGDFMHRVGKYGSGEQEHGALGLPWVDLEKRQITLHDGFSSHKKVTYDLAGKYVSTGKTGMPAFYTRQIYPAGNGKYIGYCACGTGNRMCYFTTDKNFNKFDTLRQHIVTFNMGYADFSIHPIVIYKNNITCIAPLSDTIYTYADNKFIPRFITTTHRSVPADFIPSRVDYWSLLAKLKEKGFDAKKEAFETKNWFIITYDNGKIFYEKNQQKGFYIPKDLPARGDMIYPSDLWGQQGEKLIAIFAPEELLAIKAELEAKGVQLTDKMKTLFGKVKAGENPWLFFYELK; encoded by the coding sequence ATGAAGTGGATTATTATTTTACTAGCCTTCATAGGCTCTTGGGAACAAATGAAAGCTCAGCAAAACCCCATTATCTTAAATGAAAAGAATGTTACAGATCTGACAACGGCAGCAGACTGGGACAAACTAATCGACACCTGGAATTATGTACCATTAGAAAACAGCGATAACAGCCGACTCGGCTCTATCGAAACATGTTATATTTATGGTGATTATCTGTTTATAAAAGACTACCATGACGGAGAAATGAGAATGATGCAATTCAAATTAACAGGTGATTTCATGCACAGAGTTGGCAAATACGGTTCAGGAGAGCAGGAACATGGAGCCTTGGGATTGCCTTGGGTCGATTTGGAAAAAAGACAAATCACGTTACATGACGGATTCAGTTCCCATAAAAAAGTGACTTATGACCTCGCCGGCAAATATGTTTCAACGGGAAAAACAGGAATGCCTGCATTTTACACACGCCAAATATACCCTGCCGGTAACGGTAAATATATCGGCTACTGTGCATGCGGTACAGGTAACAGGATGTGTTATTTTACGACAGACAAGAACTTTAATAAGTTTGATACCTTGAGACAACATATTGTCACTTTCAACATGGGATATGCTGATTTCTCAATTCACCCTATTGTGATTTATAAGAATAACATTACTTGTATCGCACCACTGAGTGACACGATTTATACATATGCAGATAATAAATTTATTCCCCGATTCATCACGACAACCCACCGCTCTGTTCCTGCTGATTTTATTCCCAGCAGAGTGGATTATTGGAGTCTGTTAGCCAAACTGAAAGAAAAAGGTTTCGATGCAAAGAAAGAAGCATTTGAAACCAAAAATTGGTTTATCATTACCTACGATAACGGCAAAATCTTCTATGAAAAAAATCAACAGAAAGGTTTTTACATTCCCAAAGACCTGCCTGCCCGGGGAGACATGATTTATCCCAGCGATTTATGGGGACAACAAGGTGAAAAACTGATAGCCATCTTTGCCCCGGAAGAATTATTGGCAATAAAAGCCGAATTGGAGGCAAAAGGAGTGCAACTTACTGATAAGATGAAAACATTATTCGGTAAAGTAAAAGCCGGAGAAAATCCGTGGCTATTCTTTTATGAGTTGAAATAA